One Apium graveolens cultivar Ventura unplaced genomic scaffold, ASM990537v1 ctg4800, whole genome shotgun sequence genomic window carries:
- the LOC141702231 gene encoding protein NUCLEAR FUSION DEFECTIVE 4-like: MGNSKGGSASVWHEKLSLGFNVVKGRWFTIFATSLIMSVNGSTYMFGLYSSDIKSSLGYDQTTLNLVSFFKDLGGNLGIISGLMYEFTPPWILLVIGAIMNFTGYFLIWLAVTGHTAKPHVWQMCLYIWIGADSQAFASTGSLITTVKNFPESRGIVLGLFKGYIGLSGAIITQIYHAMYGNDTRSVILLIAWLPALVSLIFLPTFRIMKVVRDKNETKVFFNLMYISLGLAGFLMAMIIFQKRIAFNRLEYGGTTLCVLILLFAPLILVVKEELNQWTSKKQLLNDPSNQLQVFTEKPSPVDELAAPVSQQELLPELATAEAQNSPGKSISSTIKAFKSPERGDDFTILQAICSVDMLLIFVATCCGMGGTLTAIDNLGQIGKSAGYPTSSITTFVSLVSIWNYLGRVSAGFSSEILLKNYNFPRPLMLSLVLLLTCVGHLLIAFAVPNSLYISSVLIGFCFGAQNPLVFAIISEIFGLKYYSTLFQIGALASPVGAYVLNVKMAGHFYDTEAVKQLSAKQLSRQVGKELTCSGEVCYRLTFIVIAAVTLFGSFVSYILVIRTRQFYKGDVYKRFKESCTGEVGD, from the coding sequence ATGGGAAATAGCAAGGGCGGCAGTGCTTCTGTATGGCACGAGAAATTAAGCTTGGGCTTTAATGTTGTTAAGGGCCGTTGGTTCACAATCTTTGCCACAAGTTTGATCATGTCTGTAAATGGTTCAACCTATATGTTCGGTCTGTACTCTAGCGACATTAAATCCTCCTTAGGCTACGACCAAACAACGTTAAATCTTGTTAGCTTCTTTAAAGACCTAGGTGGCAACCTCGGAATAATCTCTGGCCTAATGTATGAATTCACACCCCCGTGGATTCTTCTAGTCATCGGTGCCATCATGAACTTCACTGGCTACTTCTTGATCTGGCTTGCAGTCACTGGCCACACAGCTAAACCCCACGTTTGGCAGATGTGTTTATACATATGGATTGGAGCTGATTCACAAGCATTTGCAAGCACCGGTTCTCTCATTACAACTGTCAAGAATTTCCCTGAGAGCCGAGGCATTGTTCTAGGCCTTTTCAAGGGTTATATAGGCTTAAGTGGTGCAATTATCACACAGATTTATCATGCCATGTATGGGAATGATACAAGGTCGGTCATATTACTTATTGCTTGGCTTCCGGCTCTCGTTTCATTAATTTTTCTACCAACATTTCGGATCATGAAAGTTGTTCGAGACAAAAATGAGACAAAGGTTTTCTTTAACCTAATGTACATATCACTTGGTCTAGCTGGATTTCTTATGGCTATGATTATATTTCAGAAAAGAATTGCCTTCAATAGGCTTGAATATGGAGGGACAACTCTTTGTGTGCTTATTCTTCTCTTTGCCCCACTTATTCTGGTTGTCAAAGAAGAGTTAAACCAATGGACAAGTAAGAAACAATTGTTAAATGATCCTTCAAACCAGTTACAAGTGTTTACTGAAAAACCATCACCAGTAGACGAGCTTGCTGCTCCGGTTTCACAACAGGAGTTGTTGCCAGAATTGGCCACTGCAGAAGCTCAGAACAGTCCTGGGAAATCAATTTCTTCGACAATCAAGGCCTTTAAGTCACCGGAAAGAGGTGATGATTTTACGATATTGCAAGCAATTTGTAGCGTTGACATGTTACTTATATTTGTTGCAACATGCTGTGGCATGGGTGGTACATTAACTGCAATTGACAATTTAGGACAAATTGGCAAGTCTGCAGGCTACCCAACTAGTAGCATTACAACATTCGTATCACTAGTGAGCATATGGAATTATCTCGGACGAGTTTCTGCAGGCTTTTCTTCAGAAATCTTGTTGAAAAATTACAATTTTCCGCGTCCCTTGATGCTTTCATTGGTGCTTCTCTTAACTTGTGTTGGTCATCTACTAATAGCATTTGCTGTTCCGAATTCACTTTACATTTCATCAGTGCTCATTGGATTTTGTTTCGGAGCACAAAATCCTTTAGTTTTTGCGATAATATCTGAAATATTTGGCCTTAAATATTACTCTACATTGTTCCAAATCGGGGCCTTGGCAAGCCCAGTTGGGGCATATGTTTTGAATGTGAAAATGGCAGGTCATTTTTATGACACTGAGGCTGTTAAACAATTGTCTGCTAAGCAACTTTCCAGGCAAGTAGGGAAGGAGCTAACATGCTCCGGTGAAGTATGTTACAGATTAACGTTCATTGTAATAGCGGCAGTGACATTGTTTGGGAGTTTTGTTTCATATATTTTGGTGATCAGAACAAGACAATTTTACAAAGGTGATGTATACAAGAGATTCAAAGAGTCATGCACAGGAGAAGTAGGAGACTAG